One Flavobacterium sp. 90 DNA segment encodes these proteins:
- a CDS encoding helix-turn-helix domain-containing protein — translation MNQVGKNMKPEITTLRKFRDMIAYMNLPVFSYIDNDDFAIIKIHDMGLKMPYITPTFRPDFYTLIIVSEGKGTFMAGDHVFELGAQHVFMKYPDSYLSSGWTESPIGYNISFTEEFLTKYFPDGIDEIPAKDKTNAFNYGLSDEDYKLFDDICAEMYNEAISSSKNRYEMIANLLIHFLLLVQQYQNKIKLEIQNEKNALILASFFKNVDQNFNMLLSGDSSTVLRTKEHSKLLNVNETFLSKVISKTSGRTINQWINDRLIDEISYLLKNTHTPIPEIAQIFAFTDLKYFYTFFKKNTKTTPSSVRNDFNASDSDRAHVYRGEVVKIRTNW, via the coding sequence ATGAATCAAGTAGGTAAAAATATGAAACCGGAGATAACCACTTTAAGAAAGTTCAGAGATATGATCGCTTATATGAACTTACCCGTTTTCTCTTATATTGATAACGACGATTTTGCTATTATAAAAATTCATGATATGGGACTAAAAATGCCATATATTACACCCACCTTTAGACCGGATTTTTATACTTTAATAATTGTAAGTGAAGGAAAAGGTACCTTTATGGCAGGTGATCATGTATTTGAACTTGGTGCGCAACATGTCTTTATGAAATATCCTGATAGTTATTTGTCCAGTGGCTGGACAGAATCTCCAATAGGATATAACATTTCTTTCACGGAGGAGTTTTTAACTAAATACTTTCCTGATGGAATTGATGAAATTCCTGCAAAAGACAAAACAAACGCATTTAATTACGGTCTCAGCGATGAAGATTATAAACTATTTGATGACATTTGCGCGGAAATGTATAATGAAGCTATTTCTTCTTCAAAGAATAGATATGAAATGATCGCAAATCTTCTTATTCATTTTTTGTTATTAGTCCAACAATATCAAAATAAGATTAAATTAGAAATTCAGAATGAAAAAAATGCTCTTATCCTGGCATCATTCTTTAAAAATGTTGATCAGAATTTCAACATGCTCTTATCGGGAGATAGTTCAACAGTTCTTCGTACTAAAGAACATTCTAAATTGTTAAATGTTAATGAAACTTTTCTCTCTAAAGTAATCAGTAAAACCTCAGGCAGAACAATCAATCAATGGATAAACGACAGACTCATTGATGAAATCAGCTATTTATTAAAAAATACCCATACACCAATTCCTGAAATTGCACAAATATTTGCTTTTACCGATCTTAAATATTTTTACACATTTTTTAAAAAGAATACTAAAACTACTCCCAGTTCAGTAAGAAATGATTTTAATGCTTCTGATTCTGATCGCGCTCATGTGTATCGAGGTGAGGTAGTAAAAATAAGGACGAATTGGTAA
- a CDS encoding DoxX family protein, with amino-acid sequence MKNKLFETSESYAPLILRLILGFVVLMHGMQKLFGLFGGLGFSKTMLFFTESVGLPWIMGFLIITLETAGAIALIIGLGTRLIAFSYIMLPLGMIFTTHLKNGFFMNWFGTLKGEGYEYFILWIGMALALFILGGGKYAIDKIFIEK; translated from the coding sequence ATGAAAAATAAATTATTTGAAACAAGCGAATCCTATGCACCTTTAATTTTAAGACTTATTCTGGGTTTTGTTGTATTGATGCACGGTATGCAAAAATTATTTGGCTTGTTTGGTGGTCTTGGTTTTTCTAAAACGATGTTATTTTTTACTGAATCAGTGGGATTACCCTGGATAATGGGCTTTTTAATAATCACACTGGAAACTGCTGGCGCGATTGCACTTATTATTGGATTGGGAACAAGACTCATTGCCTTTTCCTATATAATGCTTCCCTTAGGGATGATATTTACTACACATCTTAAAAACGGATTTTTCATGAATTGGTTTGGAACATTAAAAGGAGAAGGTTACGAATACTTTATTCTTTGGATAGGAATGGCTCTTGCCTTATTTATATTGGGTGGAGGCAAATACGCAATAGATAAAATTTTTATTGAAAAATAG
- a CDS encoding phosphoribosylpyrophosphate synthetase: MTNYDTLTEAITVKQAEGYTFDFNLSNSTLDCKKLNRTFDATEFNVDAFYRFEGDSNPDDSSILYAISTEYGIKGLLVDAYGAYSDNLNAAMIQKLKMR, encoded by the coding sequence ATGACAAATTACGATACACTAACAGAGGCGATAACTGTAAAACAAGCAGAGGGATATACTTTTGATTTTAATCTTAGTAACTCAACATTAGACTGTAAAAAGTTAAATAGGACATTTGATGCTACTGAATTCAATGTAGATGCATTTTATCGCTTTGAAGGAGATTCTAATCCGGATGATTCGTCAATACTCTACGCGATAAGTACAGAATATGGCATAAAAGGATTATTGGTAGATGCCTACGGAGCTTATAGTGATAATTTGAATGCAGCAATGATTCAAAAACTGAAGATGAGATAA
- a CDS encoding Dps family protein, giving the protein MNDLNAIGLNTVKSKELANQLNDLLSNYSIFYQNARGYHWNIKGDDFFVLHQKFEDLYNNLFLKIDEVAERILTLGFKPNHNFTEYFKTASILETNEVINGQHSVTKVVESLGILLAKQRIILDLSATIDDTGTNSLMSDYIREQEKMVWMYSAYIKS; this is encoded by the coding sequence ATGAACGATTTAAATGCCATAGGATTAAATACTGTAAAAAGTAAAGAGTTAGCAAATCAATTGAATGATCTGCTTTCTAATTATTCGATATTTTATCAAAATGCGAGAGGATATCATTGGAATATTAAAGGTGACGATTTCTTTGTATTGCATCAAAAATTTGAAGACTTATATAATAATCTCTTTTTAAAAATTGATGAAGTTGCGGAAAGAATACTAACATTAGGATTCAAACCAAACCACAATTTTACCGAATATTTTAAAACAGCATCAATTTTAGAAACAAATGAGGTAATTAATGGGCAGCATTCTGTTACTAAAGTTGTAGAATCTCTGGGAATACTTTTAGCTAAACAAAGAATAATCCTTGATTTATCTGCAACAATAGATGATACCGGGACTAATAGTTTAATGAGCGATTACATTCGGGAACAGGAAAAAATGGTGTGGATGTATTCCGCATATATAAAAAGTTAG
- a CDS encoding AraC family transcriptional regulator — MKPVLTTLSTITECLAFMNLPISAYNSEDFSFIKLHEIGIKLPFQSPTFRPDFYNLFIIIDGCGTYAIGDKEFELSSNQIIISRPESFSSGYWTKIQNVCFMSFRKSFLLQYFPASIDTVLDLGGEIGYSCDLTAEKMEYFEQTCHEMYDIAISTMRYKDELIANLILNLLFLIQLHQKGNSKLKLENEKQITTVSAFRQNMENNFSQLIKGQDTSLMRTKEHSKLLNINENYLSKVISNCTGKTINEWINEKLIEEIKYLLKHSDKSMKEIAELFAFNDLNYFCSYFKSQTLNAPSALRKDFNNIEKNQNVVYNPPFTKHQTFSK; from the coding sequence ATGAAACCAGTATTAACCACTTTAAGTACAATTACTGAATGTCTGGCTTTTATGAATCTACCGATTTCCGCTTATAATAGTGAAGATTTTAGTTTTATAAAACTACATGAAATTGGGATAAAATTACCTTTCCAGTCACCAACCTTTCGGCCTGACTTTTATAATTTGTTCATCATCATAGACGGATGTGGTACTTATGCTATTGGGGATAAAGAATTTGAACTTAGTTCTAACCAAATCATAATTTCAAGACCTGAATCATTTTCATCCGGCTATTGGACAAAAATTCAAAATGTATGCTTTATGAGTTTTCGGAAATCTTTTCTCCTGCAATATTTTCCGGCAAGTATTGATACTGTTCTGGATTTAGGTGGAGAAATTGGATATTCCTGCGATCTGACTGCTGAAAAGATGGAATATTTTGAACAAACTTGCCATGAGATGTACGACATAGCGATTTCAACAATGAGATATAAAGACGAACTTATTGCAAACCTTATTCTTAATCTTTTGTTTTTAATACAATTACATCAGAAAGGCAATTCAAAACTGAAATTGGAAAACGAAAAACAAATCACTACTGTGAGCGCATTTCGTCAAAATATGGAAAATAATTTTAGCCAACTCATAAAGGGTCAGGACACTTCACTAATGCGAACGAAAGAACATTCCAAATTATTGAATATCAACGAAAATTATCTTTCGAAAGTAATAAGCAATTGCACAGGAAAAACAATCAATGAATGGATTAATGAGAAGCTAATTGAAGAGATTAAATACCTGCTAAAACATTCCGATAAATCAATGAAAGAGATTGCTGAATTATTTGCTTTTAACGATCTAAATTATTTTTGCAGTTATTTTAAATCGCAGACTTTAAATGCCCCCAGCGCATTGAGGAAAGACTTTAACAACATCGAAAAAAATCAGAATGTTGTCTATAATCCTCCATTTACAAAACATCAGACATTTAGTAAATAA
- a CDS encoding AraC family transcriptional regulator: MENSKNIKFTDFYDTAKIMGLDLSSVDLDHVDMSHGHLGDAEFSFVNSKVLHPNDQLPFSTPPFFTTFFSVGFVLDAYGKIIVDKLPFNVKPGMLFVNKPGELQQLTWEVMNESYGIIFSENFISKYAGISIYKTFPFLLFERQIPLKTSEVFQQELKKILLLIVDELLNDSPWKNQICANLLTRFLLKIKQEYWEGYVINNTETKHPDIVNDFFQNLEHHYDQLLKGKVQRTLYIKDYAEMQQLHENYLSSILKEKTGKTAGQLIAEKTLSAAKILIEDPRLSLKEIAYMLGFSYLSYFSIFFKKHTGLSPINYRKKSLQL; the protein is encoded by the coding sequence ATGGAAAACAGTAAAAATATTAAATTCACAGATTTTTATGACACTGCCAAAATAATGGGATTGGATTTGTCATCCGTGGATCTGGATCATGTCGATATGTCTCATGGACATTTAGGAGATGCTGAATTCTCCTTTGTCAATTCCAAAGTACTTCATCCTAATGACCAGCTTCCTTTTTCAACACCTCCCTTTTTTACCACATTTTTCTCAGTAGGTTTTGTTCTGGATGCTTACGGAAAAATTATAGTAGATAAACTGCCATTCAATGTCAAACCTGGAATGTTATTTGTCAATAAACCAGGCGAGCTTCAGCAGTTAACATGGGAAGTTATGAATGAGTCTTACGGAATAATTTTTTCCGAGAATTTTATCTCCAAATATGCCGGAATATCTATTTATAAAACCTTTCCATTTTTGCTTTTTGAAAGACAAATACCATTAAAAACCTCCGAAGTATTTCAACAGGAACTTAAAAAAATTCTTTTGCTAATTGTTGATGAACTCTTAAATGATTCGCCTTGGAAAAATCAAATCTGCGCAAATTTATTGACACGATTTTTGCTAAAAATAAAGCAGGAATATTGGGAAGGTTATGTGATTAATAATACAGAAACGAAACATCCGGATATCGTGAATGATTTTTTCCAGAATCTTGAACACCATTACGACCAATTATTAAAAGGAAAAGTTCAAAGAACATTGTACATAAAAGATTATGCCGAAATGCAACAACTTCATGAAAATTATCTCTCCAGTATTTTAAAGGAAAAAACCGGAAAAACAGCCGGACAACTAATAGCGGAAAAAACCCTGAGTGCAGCAAAAATTCTTATAGAAGACCCTCGCTTATCATTAAAAGAAATTGCTTATATGCTGGGATTCTCTTATTTGTCTTACTTTAGTATCTTTTTTAAAAAACATACTGGTCTATCACCAATTAATTACCGTAAAAAAAGTCTTCAATTGTAG